The Pseudoalteromonas arctica A 37-1-2 genome includes a region encoding these proteins:
- a CDS encoding HAD family hydrolase, with translation MNTNIELVIFDCDGVVIDSEILSAQVLINMLVEKGVEIERAYVQQHFLGCNFKTVSQKIADAFNVTLPESFEGDYREALLNEFETGLTTTDGIEDVLNNLAVPICIATSSSPARTAKALSVVSLSKYFSDTVFTSSEVKRGKPAPDLFLHAAKRMGVKPEHCLVIEDSKAGVNAGIDANMQVLHYSGGQHMQAAINYVHKAYPNVAHLTHWQQFFTAYPALKSKNI, from the coding sequence ATGAATACTAATATTGAGCTAGTGATATTTGATTGTGATGGCGTTGTTATTGATAGCGAAATTTTAAGCGCACAAGTACTCATTAATATGCTTGTTGAAAAAGGCGTTGAGATTGAACGCGCTTATGTACAGCAACACTTTTTAGGCTGCAACTTTAAAACAGTAAGCCAAAAAATAGCGGATGCATTTAATGTCACTCTTCCTGAAAGCTTTGAAGGTGACTACCGCGAGGCACTATTAAACGAATTTGAAACCGGACTAACCACGACTGATGGTATAGAAGACGTACTTAACAATTTAGCTGTGCCTATTTGTATAGCTACTAGCAGCAGCCCAGCACGCACCGCAAAAGCGTTGAGCGTAGTGAGTTTAAGTAAGTACTTTAGCGATACGGTTTTTACCAGCAGCGAAGTTAAGCGTGGTAAACCAGCGCCTGATTTATTTTTACATGCAGCTAAGCGAATGGGTGTAAAGCCAGAGCATTGCTTAGTAATTGAAGACAGTAAAGCCGGCGTAAATGCAGGAATTGACGCCAATATGCAAGTACTGCATTACAGTGGCGGGCAGCACATGCAAGCGGCCATTAACTATGTTCATAAAGCGTATCCAAATGTTGCTCACTTAACTCATTGGCAGCAGTTTTTTACAGCTTATCCTGCACTTAAAAGTAAAAACA